A region of Polyangiaceae bacterium DNA encodes the following proteins:
- a CDS encoding glycerol-3-phosphate dehydrogenase/oxidase yields the protein MQRALPPSQRQTLGRDDVDVDVVVIGGGVNGTGVARDAAMRGMRVALFERNDLAFGASGNNSGMIHGGPRYMLRDPNVTATSCRDSGYIQAIAPHLLFRVPFLMPAEDKGRMKIMFALTDAFFEAYDRYQPLKRGKKHAMLTPEEMRKLEPGLRGDMIGGFSFDEWGIDGVRLCTANVVDAHERGARIFVGTTVERIERRHDSGEVVAVQYRDRMTGQTGKLRTHTVVNATGAWAPITASLGGIAPSRARVRPGKGIHVIYDRRLVNYAITARTIDGRQIFIAPWQNMSVIGTTDDDYYGNLDDVRATSEEVRYLVQGISRVFPAIRTARAIGTYAGVRPTLHAYGPLEDELSREHAIVDHAHHGAPGVYSMIGGKLASYRMFAEEMTDVLAARFGLSVPSSTHEKPLPGGDVIIDAASLADQIAIEPIAARRLTFRHGSRALHVAERVHANPREACTVCVCEPVIEAEVRHVVRHEWARSVADVSRRTRLGLGACGGMRCAARCGQIVAQELGLSPQEGLQQAAKFLVKQARTRAVALGPEQAQQEALAIAAVRAELGVDVPADAEGDAT from the coding sequence ATGCAGCGCGCACTCCCACCCTCCCAGCGCCAAACGCTCGGACGCGATGACGTCGACGTGGATGTCGTCGTGATTGGCGGAGGTGTGAACGGAACGGGCGTTGCGCGCGACGCCGCGATGCGCGGGATGCGTGTGGCCCTTTTCGAGCGCAACGACTTGGCGTTCGGAGCGAGCGGCAACAACAGCGGCATGATCCACGGCGGCCCGCGGTACATGCTGCGAGATCCGAATGTCACGGCCACGTCGTGCCGGGATTCTGGATACATCCAAGCGATCGCGCCGCACTTGCTGTTTCGCGTGCCGTTTCTCATGCCGGCCGAAGACAAGGGCCGCATGAAAATCATGTTCGCGCTCACGGACGCGTTCTTCGAGGCGTACGACCGCTACCAGCCGCTCAAACGCGGCAAAAAGCACGCGATGCTCACGCCGGAAGAAATGCGAAAGCTCGAGCCGGGCTTGCGCGGCGACATGATCGGCGGCTTCAGCTTCGATGAATGGGGAATCGACGGAGTACGCTTGTGCACGGCCAACGTCGTCGACGCGCACGAACGAGGTGCCCGCATTTTCGTTGGCACGACGGTCGAACGTATCGAGCGCAGGCATGATTCGGGCGAAGTCGTCGCGGTCCAATACCGCGATCGCATGACGGGACAAACCGGAAAGCTGCGCACGCACACGGTCGTCAATGCCACCGGCGCTTGGGCGCCCATCACGGCATCGCTCGGTGGAATTGCACCGAGTCGCGCGCGAGTTCGTCCGGGCAAAGGCATTCACGTCATCTACGACCGAAGGCTCGTCAACTACGCCATCACGGCGAGGACCATCGACGGGCGACAAATCTTCATTGCACCTTGGCAAAACATGAGCGTCATCGGAACGACCGACGACGACTATTACGGAAACCTCGACGACGTCCGCGCGACCAGCGAAGAAGTCCGTTATCTCGTGCAAGGCATATCGCGCGTATTTCCCGCCATTCGCACGGCCCGCGCAATTGGCACCTACGCGGGCGTTCGTCCCACGCTGCACGCGTACGGGCCGCTCGAGGACGAGCTGTCTCGTGAGCACGCGATCGTCGATCACGCGCATCACGGAGCGCCCGGCGTGTACTCCATGATCGGCGGCAAGCTCGCAAGTTATCGCATGTTTGCCGAAGAAATGACCGACGTGCTGGCCGCTCGATTTGGTTTGTCCGTCCCATCCTCCACGCACGAAAAACCTCTCCCCGGCGGTGACGTGATCATCGATGCCGCTTCGCTTGCCGACCAGATCGCGATCGAGCCCATCGCTGCCCGAAGGCTCACGTTCCGTCATGGTTCGCGCGCGCTGCACGTTGCCGAGCGCGTGCACGCAAACCCGCGCGAAGCGTGCACGGTATGCGTGTGCGAGCCGGTGATCGAAGCGGAGGTGCGGCACGTCGTTCGTCACGAATGGGCTCGCTCGGTCGCCGACGTTTCGCGACGCACGCGCCTGGGACTTGGAGCTTGTGGAGGGATGCGTTGCGCCGCGCGATGTGGGCAGATCGTTGCACAAGAGCTTGGTTTGTCCCCGCAAGAGGGATTGCAGCAAGCGGCGAAGTTCCTGGTCAAACAAGCACGCACGCGCGCCGTCGCACTCGGCCCGGAGCAAGCCCAGCAAGAGGCGCTCGCGATTGCAGCCGTGCGCGCGGAGCTCGGTGTCGACGTGCCTGCCGATGCGGAGGGTGACGCCACGTGA
- a CDS encoding S41 family peptidase, whose protein sequence is MRKNGWLRTAGLVLAAFAGGAITTQAVHATTQSQSPYNPFDQLAWALVLVENHHVDPAQRTKIIDGAIKGMVAELDPHSAYMDAKEYALFQSDTTGKFAGIGIEVDFRDERVTVLAPMEGSPADRAGIKPGDEIVAIEGKPVRGERVDKIIAMMRGPIRTRVHITLRRTGQTDPIHAELTREEIHVVSVVGKRLDNDIAYLRIRQFQEGTHDELLRATAKLRAENARPLRGVLLDVRNNPGGLIDEAQAVADEMIDSGGIYSTRHRGKIIDEQRASAGGSLASLPIVTLVNEYSASSSELLAGAIQDNKRALIVGTQTFGKGSVQTIFDLPGGTGMRLTTMRYYTPNGRAIQAQGILPDVLIAPAKPVQVGEVVRESDINGHLPAEAGAGARPQGTTQGTVVKAPENDSGPSRDVPTNPATGTDFTLATGYKLLLERAGIKPAN, encoded by the coding sequence ATGCGCAAAAACGGTTGGCTCCGCACCGCAGGCCTCGTCCTCGCCGCCTTCGCCGGAGGCGCGATCACGACCCAAGCCGTGCACGCCACAACCCAGTCCCAAAGCCCCTACAACCCGTTCGATCAACTCGCTTGGGCGCTGGTTCTCGTCGAAAATCATCACGTCGATCCCGCTCAGCGCACGAAAATCATCGACGGCGCCATCAAAGGCATGGTCGCCGAGCTCGACCCGCACTCCGCCTACATGGATGCCAAGGAGTACGCCCTCTTTCAAAGCGATACGACGGGCAAATTCGCTGGAATCGGCATCGAAGTCGACTTTCGCGACGAACGCGTGACCGTGCTCGCTCCGATGGAAGGATCGCCCGCCGACCGCGCCGGCATCAAGCCAGGCGACGAAATCGTTGCGATCGAAGGCAAACCCGTCCGCGGCGAACGCGTCGACAAGATCATCGCCATGATGCGCGGGCCCATCAGAACGCGCGTGCACATCACGCTGCGTCGCACAGGACAAACCGACCCGATCCACGCCGAGCTCACGCGCGAAGAAATCCACGTCGTCAGCGTCGTCGGAAAACGGCTCGACAACGACATCGCCTACCTGCGCATTCGCCAGTTCCAAGAAGGCACGCACGACGAGCTGCTTCGAGCCACTGCGAAATTGCGCGCAGAAAACGCGCGACCGCTGCGCGGCGTGCTGCTCGACGTGCGCAACAACCCCGGCGGGCTCATCGACGAAGCCCAAGCCGTCGCCGACGAAATGATCGACTCCGGAGGGATCTACTCCACACGCCATCGCGGAAAAATCATCGACGAACAACGAGCATCCGCAGGAGGATCACTAGCGTCGCTGCCCATCGTGACGCTCGTGAACGAATACTCCGCCAGCTCCTCGGAGCTGCTCGCCGGAGCGATTCAGGACAACAAACGCGCGCTCATCGTTGGCACTCAAACGTTCGGCAAGGGGTCTGTCCAGACAATTTTCGACTTGCCAGGCGGAACGGGCATGCGCCTGACGACGATGCGGTACTACACACCGAACGGTCGAGCGATCCAGGCACAAGGCATCTTGCCCGATGTGCTGATCGCACCTGCCAAGCCAGTTCAAGTTGGAGAGGTCGTGCGCGAGAGCGACATCAATGGTCACCTGCCTGCGGAAGCCGGTGCCGGAGCGAGGCCCCAAGGCACGACACAAGGCACGGTCGTCAAAGCGCCCGAAAACGACTCCGGGCCCTCGCGTGACGTACCGACGAACCCCGCGACAGGGACCGACTTCACGCTCGCTACGGGCTACAAGCTGCTGCTCGAACGCGCGGGCATCAAACCAGCCAACTGA
- a CDS encoding sigma-70 family RNA polymerase sigma factor, producing MGKPTDRELVEQARAGDAQAFGTLVQRHQRRIFRLAFHLVRSGAEAEDVTQETFVRAYQALDRFDGRSEPFTWLYRIAVNLSLNVIRARKPRRDAMPTDDPRVEPLLMEHRTSHGSDPSRSAQDRELAKTLCDGIDQLSDTLRTTLVLVCIDGMGHEEAAKVLDCPEGTVAWRVHEARRKLREHLEKHGFGGDAP from the coding sequence ATGGGCAAACCGACCGATCGTGAGCTCGTGGAGCAAGCACGTGCAGGGGACGCACAAGCGTTCGGAACGCTCGTTCAGCGTCACCAGCGGCGTATTTTTCGCCTCGCGTTTCATCTCGTGCGCTCAGGCGCGGAGGCCGAGGACGTGACGCAAGAGACCTTCGTCCGAGCCTACCAGGCGCTCGATCGTTTCGATGGTCGGAGCGAGCCGTTCACCTGGCTGTATCGGATCGCGGTCAATCTTTCGCTGAACGTCATTCGGGCGCGAAAACCGCGGCGAGATGCGATGCCCACCGATGATCCTCGCGTCGAGCCGCTCCTCATGGAGCACCGAACGAGTCACGGTTCCGATCCTTCGCGTAGCGCGCAGGATCGCGAGCTGGCCAAGACGCTGTGCGACGGAATCGATCAACTCTCCGACACGCTTCGAACGACCTTGGTTCTCGTCTGCATCGACGGCATGGGTCACGAAGAAGCGGCGAAAGTGCTCGATTGTCCAGAAGGAACGGTGGCTTGGCGTGTGCACGAAGCGCGGCGCAAGCTGCGTGAACATTTGGAAAAACATGGGTTTGGAGGGGACGCACCATGA
- the rpsT gene encoding 30S ribosomal protein S20 — translation MANHASAEKRNRQRLKRTERNRASKSALRTEVKKARTAIKAAPADANATVRSAQSKLARAASKGTIPRKRASRVAGRLAAALHKAGTAAAR, via the coding sequence ATGGCCAATCACGCATCTGCCGAAAAGCGCAACCGCCAGCGCCTCAAGAGGACGGAGCGCAATCGCGCCTCCAAGTCCGCTCTCCGTACCGAGGTCAAGAAGGCCCGTACGGCTATCAAAGCGGCTCCCGCCGACGCGAACGCTACCGTGCGCAGCGCTCAGAGCAAACTCGCACGCGCCGCTAGCAAGGGCACCATCCCTCGCAAGCGCGCATCGCGCGTTGCCGGGCGCCTCGCTGCCGCGCTCCACAAAGCCGGCACCGCCGCAGCGCGCTGA
- the polA gene encoding DNA polymerase I, with the protein MSTNKAELPPPGAPDVLYIIDLSGYVFRAYHAIQTPLKSPSGEPTHATYGTVSMLAKLVDERKPAYLAVAMDSPGKTFRDELDERYKANRPPPPPDLPLQMARCKEIVEAYRIPIYIGDGLEADDLLAIAVMRAKERGLRVVIVSADKDLLQLVDADRVVMWDGRDKVYGPAEVMDKFGVPPSQVRDLLALVGDSSDNVPGVPGIGPKTAAELLKEFGTLEGIYAALDKVKRPKLRDSLKANEVDARLSQKLVTLHVDTDINFDIDELRYGGADLAKLRTMFTELGFTRFIKAVPVAAPAAGHRRSITNLGDLEAFAKGIRDAGRVAIEVHGTSHEAMRAHICGIAMAYEQSSSVYVPIGHRYLGVPQQLSLADIKAVLGPILEDPKVAKMAHDTKYCDVVLRRHGIRLAGTTFDTMLASYLLDSEASHELAAAAEREAGIKMATFEDIAPKKRGQTQRGLDDVEIDPATNYAAAFPEAVLATAEKQAPKLASAHLDDLLTKIELPLASVLAQMELTGVLVDPVALAALGAEMSKELDVLEKRAHQAAGREFNLASPKQLETILFDTLGLKSTRKTKTGRSTDADVLEALSDDHPLPAIVLEHRAIAKLKGTYVDALPRLVHPETGRIHTRWSQAVAATGRLSSQDPNLQNIPIRTDLGRMIRRAFVAPKGFVILSADYSQIELRVLAHLSNDPVLVDAFRTGQDVHTRTAMEIFGVGAADVTSEMRRRSKTINFGVIYGMGESALARRLGITRVEAARFIDAYFQRYRGVHEFMERTMTEARHTEVVRTLMGRRRLVPDLHTADRARRAYAERIAQNTPIQGSSADLLKLAMVRLGEPIVPGARMVLTVHDELTFEVPEDRVDEAKAKVREAMEGVFELSVPLVVDVGAGPTWADAH; encoded by the coding sequence ATGTCCACGAACAAGGCTGAATTGCCGCCGCCGGGCGCACCCGATGTCCTCTACATCATCGATTTGTCCGGGTACGTCTTCCGTGCTTACCACGCGATCCAAACGCCTCTGAAGAGCCCCTCGGGCGAACCCACGCACGCGACGTACGGCACGGTGAGCATGTTGGCGAAGCTCGTGGACGAGCGAAAACCCGCCTACCTGGCCGTTGCGATGGATTCACCCGGAAAAACCTTCCGGGACGAGCTCGACGAACGGTACAAGGCAAACCGTCCCCCGCCGCCGCCGGATCTGCCGCTGCAGATGGCTCGCTGCAAAGAGATCGTCGAGGCGTATCGCATTCCGATCTACATCGGCGATGGCCTCGAAGCGGACGACTTGCTCGCCATTGCGGTCATGCGTGCGAAGGAACGCGGCTTGCGCGTGGTCATCGTGAGCGCCGACAAGGACCTGCTGCAGCTCGTCGATGCCGATCGCGTCGTGATGTGGGACGGGCGCGACAAGGTGTACGGGCCGGCGGAAGTCATGGACAAGTTCGGCGTGCCGCCGTCGCAAGTGAGAGACTTGCTCGCGCTGGTGGGAGATTCGAGCGACAACGTGCCGGGCGTGCCGGGCATCGGCCCGAAGACGGCGGCGGAATTGCTGAAGGAATTCGGCACGCTCGAAGGCATCTACGCAGCGCTCGACAAGGTCAAACGACCGAAGCTCCGAGATAGTTTGAAAGCAAACGAAGTCGATGCGCGTTTGTCCCAGAAGCTCGTGACGCTGCACGTCGACACGGACATCAACTTCGACATCGACGAGCTTCGTTACGGCGGTGCTGACCTCGCAAAACTTCGCACAATGTTCACCGAGCTTGGATTCACGCGCTTCATCAAGGCGGTTCCCGTTGCAGCTCCCGCTGCGGGGCATCGGCGATCCATCACGAACCTCGGTGACCTCGAGGCATTCGCAAAAGGCATCCGCGACGCGGGGCGCGTGGCCATCGAAGTGCACGGGACGTCGCACGAAGCGATGCGAGCGCACATCTGCGGCATCGCGATGGCCTACGAGCAAAGCTCGTCCGTGTACGTACCCATCGGACACCGCTACTTGGGTGTCCCTCAGCAGCTTTCGCTCGCCGACATCAAAGCTGTTCTCGGTCCCATTTTGGAAGACCCGAAGGTCGCCAAGATGGCGCACGACACGAAGTACTGCGACGTCGTGTTGAGGCGTCATGGCATTCGCCTCGCGGGCACGACGTTCGACACGATGCTCGCGAGTTACCTGTTGGACTCGGAGGCTTCGCACGAGCTTGCTGCGGCCGCCGAGCGCGAAGCGGGCATCAAAATGGCCACGTTCGAGGACATTGCGCCGAAGAAGCGGGGACAAACCCAGCGCGGCCTGGACGATGTCGAGATCGATCCAGCAACGAATTACGCTGCGGCGTTTCCCGAAGCCGTGCTCGCGACTGCGGAAAAACAGGCGCCAAAGCTGGCCTCGGCGCACTTGGATGATCTCCTGACGAAGATCGAGTTGCCCCTTGCTTCGGTGCTTGCGCAGATGGAGCTCACGGGCGTTCTCGTCGATCCTGTAGCGCTCGCAGCGCTTGGAGCGGAAATGTCCAAGGAGCTCGACGTGCTGGAAAAACGCGCGCATCAAGCCGCCGGACGCGAGTTCAACCTAGCCTCGCCAAAGCAGCTCGAAACGATCCTCTTCGATACGTTGGGGCTCAAAAGTACTCGTAAAACCAAGACGGGTCGGTCGACGGATGCCGACGTGCTCGAAGCGTTGTCCGATGATCATCCGCTCCCGGCGATCGTGCTCGAACATCGCGCGATCGCGAAGCTCAAGGGCACGTACGTCGATGCTCTTCCGCGTCTCGTGCATCCAGAGACGGGGCGCATTCACACGCGATGGAGCCAAGCGGTCGCAGCGACTGGGCGCCTGTCGTCGCAAGATCCGAATCTGCAAAACATTCCGATTCGTACGGATTTGGGGCGGATGATTCGGCGCGCGTTCGTCGCACCGAAAGGGTTTGTCATTCTGAGTGCCGACTATTCGCAGATCGAGCTTCGCGTGCTCGCGCATTTGTCGAACGATCCGGTGCTCGTGGATGCGTTCCGCACGGGGCAAGACGTTCACACGCGCACGGCGATGGAGATCTTCGGCGTGGGTGCGGCGGATGTGACGAGCGAGATGCGACGTCGAAGCAAGACGATCAACTTCGGCGTGATCTACGGGATGGGCGAATCAGCGCTCGCGCGGCGTCTTGGGATCACGCGCGTCGAAGCAGCGCGCTTCATCGATGCGTACTTCCAGCGCTACCGCGGTGTTCACGAATTCATGGAACGCACGATGACGGAAGCGCGACACACGGAAGTGGTTCGCACGCTGATGGGGCGAAGGCGTCTGGTGCCGGATCTGCACACGGCGGATCGAGCGCGGCGCGCGTATGCGGAGCGCATCGCGCAGAACACGCCGATCCAAGGTTCGAGCGCGGATTTGTTGAAGCTGGCGATGGTTCGTCTTGGCGAACCCATCGTACCCGGCGCACGCATGGTGCTCACGGTGCATGACGAGCTCACGTTCGAGGTGCCCGAGGATCGCGTGGACGAAGCGAAAGCGAAGGTGCGTGAAGCGATGGAGGGCGTGTTCGAGCTATCGGTGCCGCTTGTGGTGGACGTGGGAGCGGGCCCGACGTGGGCCGATGCGCATTGA
- a CDS encoding carboxypeptidase regulatory-like domain-containing protein: protein MNDRRRGWSLALLLSSALLVVPLLVWFLLPNHDPRPPKKPRPRPSVAATTQPEATNIRSELPAPAPRPVDTKPNEDEPAEEGVAGSVVDADGQPVAKAFVGCDDRSSHITTSTDADGRFRLPIEADGCSVIAHHPEFPSSDRVRIQAGKDNVVRLGSGGTIEGVVVDEQGRPVASYRLSVEVFLPKTEGAELGPRGRPRQVNEESGAFRLERMPAGKYVLVASASGQPPGKSDSIDVDAGQTLRNVRIVLPRPATLTGTIRDEATRAPIAGAVVQLDGMAGGGGPNANPPATTDAQGNYSLTGVPPGPFSVRVDHSDYMSRTVAGLTTRGASSIREDIMLKPQGDGGPSSEMEGIGAMLAPSPSGIMIASVIESGPAANAGLKRGDRFVRIDGVSALEMTLSDAMQRLRGPEGSRVAITVAREDEGNVDVTVVRARIEY, encoded by the coding sequence ATGAACGATCGCCGGCGCGGCTGGTCGCTAGCGCTGCTCTTGTCGTCCGCGCTCCTCGTCGTGCCGCTGCTCGTTTGGTTTCTCTTGCCAAACCATGACCCTCGCCCGCCCAAAAAGCCGCGACCCCGTCCTTCCGTTGCTGCGACGACGCAGCCGGAAGCAACAAACATTCGCTCCGAGCTACCAGCGCCGGCCCCTCGACCAGTTGATACGAAACCAAACGAAGATGAGCCGGCCGAAGAAGGTGTGGCGGGTTCGGTCGTGGATGCGGACGGGCAACCCGTCGCGAAGGCGTTCGTGGGTTGCGACGATCGCAGCTCGCACATCACGACGAGCACCGATGCGGATGGGCGGTTTCGTCTGCCGATCGAAGCGGACGGTTGCTCGGTGATTGCGCATCATCCCGAGTTTCCGTCGTCCGATCGCGTGCGCATTCAAGCAGGCAAGGACAACGTCGTGCGGCTCGGCAGCGGAGGCACCATCGAAGGCGTCGTCGTCGACGAGCAAGGCCGACCGGTGGCTTCGTATCGGCTGTCGGTCGAGGTGTTCTTGCCGAAGACCGAAGGCGCGGAATTGGGACCACGCGGCCGGCCGCGGCAAGTGAACGAAGAATCAGGCGCTTTTCGGCTCGAGCGTATGCCGGCTGGAAAGTACGTACTCGTAGCAAGTGCGTCGGGACAACCTCCGGGCAAGAGCGACAGCATCGATGTGGACGCTGGACAAACCTTGCGCAACGTGCGCATCGTCTTGCCGCGCCCGGCAACGCTCACGGGAACGATTCGCGATGAAGCGACGCGCGCACCCATCGCAGGAGCCGTCGTGCAGCTCGATGGTATGGCGGGCGGTGGAGGTCCGAATGCGAATCCCCCGGCGACGACAGATGCACAAGGAAACTATTCGCTCACTGGAGTGCCTCCCGGCCCGTTCTCGGTGCGCGTCGACCACAGCGACTACATGAGCCGCACCGTGGCGGGTTTGACCACGCGTGGTGCGTCATCGATTCGTGAAGACATCATGCTCAAGCCGCAAGGCGATGGTGGCCCGAGCAGCGAGATGGAAGGCATCGGAGCGATGCTGGCCCCCTCCCCTTCCGGCATCATGATCGCATCGGTCATCGAATCCGGACCTGCCGCGAATGCCGGACTCAAACGGGGAGACAGGTTTGTCCGGATCGATGGTGTCTCGGCGCTCGAAATGACCCTATCGGACGCGATGCAGCGCTTGCGTGGCCCCGAAGGATCGCGCGTGGCCATCACCGTTGCTCGGGAAGACGAAGGCAATGTCGACGTAACCGTCGTACGCGCTCGTATCGAATACTAG
- a CDS encoding peptidase S8: MFVAAALIASTHQATAQNSREIPGDSMPRTGGPSSSGEQRPGWYEPVATAMAGDLPLISATSETEWDIPGQIVVDAHDNLDTKDIAALAADFGFSFVPTRLESSTRIEIASVPAGDMPGVLARLARDPRVEHAEPLAKVRAMFVPNDPDMKQQWHMERIGAPRAWDFAIGRGVTVAVVDTGIACEDHGPFTKGSDLKATECVPGWNFVSGNEHANDDQGHGTHVAGTIAQSTNNALGVTGVAFGARLMPVKVLNEEGWGTTADVADGIRWAADNGAHVINLSLGGPRNSRVLQKAIDHARSKGAVVVAAAGNSGGNVGYPGASDGVIGVSATGADDKLAPFSSRGKGVDIAAPGVKVVQQTICEKGRNNCLIFPGWNGTSMASPHVAGAAALVMSLGVTDAVAVEDALRDNARKVDDSDRGRLLYGAGILDAAASLSAVTVKHTIYRLLALLVTTLLVARAARKQNDSATSPWRLAFMLPALAAGPGLFFFAPWILPRVSLPVDVLARPIADMDLLVGVSLHRFLPLANALVPFALTAVLFGVKRLRPAIAGLATGTAAYLFATVAMSSAAGPFGRVALVAWCVLNAAICMWIARTNLAETR, encoded by the coding sequence ATGTTCGTCGCTGCCGCGCTCATCGCATCGACGCACCAAGCAACCGCGCAAAACAGCAGGGAAATCCCCGGCGATTCAATGCCGCGCACGGGCGGCCCAAGCAGCTCGGGCGAACAACGTCCCGGATGGTACGAACCCGTAGCAACCGCAATGGCGGGGGACCTTCCGCTCATCTCGGCGACCAGCGAAACCGAGTGGGATATTCCGGGGCAGATCGTCGTCGATGCGCACGACAACCTCGACACGAAGGACATCGCAGCGCTCGCTGCCGACTTTGGTTTTTCCTTTGTGCCCACACGACTGGAAAGTTCGACGCGTATCGAAATCGCGTCCGTGCCCGCGGGCGACATGCCCGGCGTGCTTGCGCGACTCGCACGCGATCCGCGCGTGGAACATGCCGAGCCTCTCGCCAAGGTTCGCGCGATGTTCGTCCCGAACGACCCCGATATGAAGCAGCAGTGGCACATGGAGCGTATCGGTGCCCCGCGCGCATGGGATTTCGCCATCGGGCGAGGCGTTACAGTGGCCGTCGTCGACACGGGCATCGCTTGCGAAGATCACGGGCCTTTCACGAAAGGCTCGGACCTCAAAGCGACCGAATGCGTCCCTGGATGGAACTTCGTTTCGGGCAACGAGCATGCGAACGACGATCAAGGTCACGGCACGCACGTGGCGGGAACGATCGCGCAATCGACGAACAACGCGCTCGGCGTGACGGGTGTTGCGTTCGGCGCGCGCCTCATGCCTGTCAAAGTGCTCAACGAAGAAGGTTGGGGCACGACGGCAGACGTTGCGGACGGCATTCGCTGGGCGGCGGACAACGGCGCACACGTGATCAACTTGAGCCTTGGCGGACCACGTAACTCACGAGTGCTGCAAAAGGCCATCGATCATGCGCGAAGCAAGGGGGCCGTCGTCGTTGCAGCAGCGGGCAATTCCGGCGGAAACGTGGGTTATCCCGGAGCGTCCGACGGCGTCATTGGTGTCAGTGCGACAGGCGCCGACGACAAACTCGCGCCGTTCTCGTCGCGCGGCAAAGGCGTCGACATCGCGGCCCCCGGCGTCAAGGTCGTACAACAGACGATCTGCGAAAAAGGCCGCAACAACTGCTTGATTTTCCCCGGCTGGAACGGAACGTCGATGGCTTCGCCGCACGTCGCCGGAGCCGCTGCGCTCGTCATGAGCCTCGGCGTAACGGATGCCGTCGCTGTCGAAGACGCGCTTCGCGACAATGCTCGCAAGGTCGACGACTCGGATCGCGGACGATTGCTTTACGGAGCGGGCATTCTCGATGCCGCCGCTTCCCTGTCTGCAGTGACCGTCAAACACACCATTTATCGCTTGCTCGCGCTTCTCGTCACCACGCTTCTCGTCGCTCGTGCTGCACGCAAGCAGAACGATTCGGCGACGAGCCCGTGGCGCCTCGCATTCATGCTCCCAGCGCTTGCTGCGGGACCCGGTTTGTTCTTCTTCGCGCCATGGATCTTACCGCGCGTGAGTTTGCCCGTGGACGTGCTCGCTCGTCCCATTGCGGACATGGACCTCTTGGTCGGCGTTTCGCTACACCGATTCCTGCCGCTCGCGAATGCGCTCGTGCCGTTTGCCCTAACGGCAGTGCTCTTCGGCGTGAAGCGACTTCGTCCTGCCATTGCAGGCCTAGCGACGGGCACTGCGGCGTATCTGTTCGCCACGGTCGCCATGAGCTCCGCTGCCGGCCCGTTCGGTCGCGTGGCGCTCGTCGCGTGGTGCGTCCTCAATGCAGCCATCTGCATGTGGATCGCTCGCACGAACCTTGCTGAAACGCGCTGA